In the Malus domestica chromosome 16, GDT2T_hap1 genome, one interval contains:
- the LOC103452733 gene encoding large ribosomal subunit protein uL3m-like encodes MSALSRGLISRLRLLSLNPSSSSSPPTAAANATTSFTQTQCHFFRWFSSEATVDATEAVADRRPVIEAKPGPMSPGSKRTGLIAVKCGMTALWDKWGARVPITVLWVDDNIVSQVKTPEKEGFPALQIGCGQKKAKHLTKPEVGHFRAQGVPLKRKLHEFPVSNDALLPIGMEIGVRHFVPGQYVDVTGITRGKGFQGGMKRHGFSGMPASHGASLSHRSIGSTGQRDDAGKVFKGRKMPGRMGGKQRTVKNVWVYKIDPARNLMWVKGQVPGAEGNFVFIRDAFYKKPDVSSLPFPTYFASEDEDPSKLEPLVADLGEVDPFMVAD; translated from the exons ATGTCGGCGCTATCGAGAGGCCTCATTTCCCGCCTCCGCCTTCTCTCACTCAacccctcctcttcttcttctcctcctacTGCTGCCGCTAATGCTACGACGTCGTTTACGCAGACTCAGTGCCATTTCTTCAGATGGTTCAGCTCTGAGGCCACGGTGGATGCGACGGAGGCCGTCGCGGACAGGAGACCGGTTATCGAAGCGAAGCCAGGGCCGATGAGCCCGGGTTCGAAGAGGACCGGGCTTATAGCCGTCAAGTGCGGGATGACTGCGCTCTGGGACAAATGGGGCGCTAGGGTTCCGATAACTGTGCTCTGGGTCGATGATAATATCGTCTCTCAGGTCAAGACCCCCGAGAAGGAAGGCTTCCCTGCTCTCCAG ATTGGTTGCGGACAGAAGAAAGCAAAACATTTGACAAAGCCAGAGGTGGGTCATTTCCGAGCTCAGGGTGTTCCACTTAAGAGGAAATTGCATGAGTTTCCTGTATCAAATGATGCGCTTCTTCCTATTGGTATGGAAATTGGTGTTCGCCATTTTGTACCAGGCCAATATGTTGATGTCACAGGAATCACGCGAGGGAAAGGTTTCCAG GGTGGAATGAAAAGGCACGGTTTTAGTGGTATGCCAGCATCCCATGGCGCATCTCTGTCACACCGAAGTATTGGTTCTACAGGTCAGAGAGATGATGCTGGAAAG GTCTTTAAAGGCAGAAAAATGCCAGGGCGCATGGGTGGGAAACAGAGAACGGTGAAAAATGTATGGGTCTACAAAattgatcctgcaaggaatttGATGTGGGTGAAAGGCCAA GTCCCGGGTGCTGAAGGAAACTTTGTTTTCATAAGAGATGCTTTCTACAAGAAACCTGATGTTTCATCGCTACcatttccaacttattttgCTTCAGAGGATGAGGATCCATCCAAGTTAGAACCACTAGTTGCTGATCTCGGAGAAGTAGATCCGTTCATGGTGGCAGATTAA
- the LOC103452732 gene encoding uncharacterized protein, translating to MAMRRDEPELERRLCGVCGFSERWFLHYIRHKGAFQRLCTNCVLQNYRDLYCPLCLDFFDQPLPARDRVMCVKCPSVSHSACVLVANSSFHGFECRTCPQGYPFFTLNRPQNDANDAKTAFVIDKANAKALVAAAKIAAASMAKAAILARTDSERRVREAVLAKKKAREALEKLSSLVNKQKQQDSKAGDVSGPESLNGKPKLESSGGIPAAPKIVKAEGSNGLVGDRLKISNVDAMEE from the coding sequence ATGGCAATGAGGCGAGACGAACCAGAACTCGAGAGGCGACTCTGCGGCGTCTGCGGCTTCTCCGAACGGTGGTTCCTCCACTACATCCGTCACAAAGGGGCGTTTCAGAGGCTCTGCACCAACTGCGTCCTCCAAAACTACCGAGACCTCTACTGCCCTCTCTGTCTCGACTTCTTCGACCAACCGCTTCCGGCACGTGACCGTGTCATGTGCGTCAAGTGCCCTTCCGTTTCTCACTCCGCCTGCGTCCTCGTCGCTAATTCCTCCTTCCATGGCTTCGAGTGCCGTACCTGCCCACAGGGCTAccccttcttcaccctcaatcGCCCCCAAAACGACGCCAACGACGCCAAAACGGCATTCGTCATCGACAAGGCCAACGCCAAGGCCCTCGTCGCCGCCGCCAAAATTGCGGCGGCTTCAATGGCGAAAGCCGCCATCTTGGCCAGGACCGACTCCGAGCGCCGCGTCAGGGAGGCCGTGTTGGCGAAGAAGAAGGCGAGGGAGGCATTGGAGAAACTCAGTTCTCTTGTTAACAAGCAGAAGCAGCAGGATTCGAAAGCTGGAGATGTTTCGGGGCCTGAGAGCCTCAACGGGAAGCCGAAATTGGAGAGTTCTGGTGGAATTCCAGCGGCGCCCAAGATTGTTAAGGCTGAGGGAAGTAATGGGTTGGTTGGTGATCGATTAAAAATCAGTAATGTTGACGCCATGGAAGAATGA
- the LOC103452731 gene encoding putative pectinesterase/pectinesterase inhibitor 28, protein MEKRGKLVVGGVSIILIVGVVIGLVAVVCTKKSNKDQLSTSSKAVAAICDPTDYKEACIDSLGSVAKNDSATPKDLIQAAIDSTIKTVKSAIENSNSIAKSFKAINSTGKMAMDDCKDLLESAIADLQASFSFVGDSNMHTMHDREEELRNWFSAVISFQQSCLDGIPQEELQKLMKDSLLNATQLTSNALAIATSIAQILENFNITLNKDLRPTSSSRILEQENDGHGQYPSWFPAADRRLLAKQDNGGVKPNAVVAKDGSGQFKTIGAALAAYPKGLQGRYIIYVKAGVYNEYVTVTKNQVNVFMYGDGPRKTMVTGSKSFADGITTQNTATFAAIGNGFLAKGMGFQNTAGAQKHQAVALRVQSEMSAFFNCRMDAYQDTLYAQTHRQFYRNCVISGTVDFIFGDSPTLIQNSLIIVRKPMDNQKNTVTAQGREDRRENTAIVIQNCRIVPEEVLFPLRFKIPSYLGRPWKTYARTVIMESELGDFIQPAGWLPWSGNFALDTLYYAEYGNRGPGAATNQRVRWKGYHVINRNDAVQFTAGPFLLADRWLKTTGIPYFAGLKT, encoded by the exons ATGGAGAAGAGAGGAAAGCTGGTGGTAGGAGGAGTTTCCATCATCCTTATCGTCGGCGTGGTGATCGGCCTTGTAGCTGTAGTTTGCACAAAAAAGAGTAACAAGGACCAACTTTCCACAAGTTCTAAGGCCGTTGCTGCTATTTGTGATCCTACGGATTACAAAGAGGCATGCATCGACAGCCTTGGATCCGTCGCGAAAAATGATAGCGCCACGCCCAAAGACCTCATCCAGGCCGCCATTGATTCCACAATTAAAACCGTAAAGTCTGCGATAGAGAACTCTAACAGCATTGCCAAATCCTTTAAAGCGATCAACTCGACGGGTAAAATGGCGATGGACGATTGCAAGGACTTGTTGGAATCGGCAATTGCCGATCTCCAAGCCTCTTTTTCGTTCGTTGGGGATAGCAACATGCACACAATGCACGACAGAGAGGAAGAGCTGCGGAATTGGTTCAGCGCGGTGATATCGTTCCAACAATCGTGCCTTGACGGCATTCCTCAGGAGGAGCTCCAAAAGCTCATGAAAGATAGCCTTCTCAACGCCACACAGCTAACCAGCAATGCCTTGGCAATTGCCACATCAATTGCACAAATCTTAGAGAACTTCAACATCACATTGAACAAAGACTTAAGGCCAACGAGCAGCTCGCGGATCCTTGAGCAAGAAAACGATGGGCATGGCCAGTATCCTAGTTGGTTTCCGGCCGCGGACAGGCGGCTGTTGGCAAAACAAGACAATGGAGGGGTTAAACCTAATGCCGTAGTGGCGAAGGACGGGAGTGGACAGTTTAAGACCATTGGTGCTGCCCTTGCTGCATATCCAAAGGGGCTTCAAGGaagatatatcatatatgtgaaGGCTGGGGTTTACAATGAGTATGTTACTGTCACCAAAAATCAGGTCAATGTGTTCATGTATGGAGACGGACCCCGGAAGACCATGGTCACCGGAAGTAAAAGCTTTGCCGATGGCATCACCACTCAGAACACCGCCACATTCG CTGCAATTGGAAACGGATTTCTAGCAAAGGGGATGGGGTTTCAGAACACGGCAGGCGCCCAGAAGCATCAGGCTGTGGCACTGCGAGTCCAGTCGGAGATGTCAGCCTTCTTCAACTGCAGAATGGACGCCTACCAAGACACGTTGTACGCGCAAACACATCGCCAATTCTATCGAAACTGTGTCATTTCTGGCACAGTTGACTTCATCTTTGGTGACTCGCCAACGCTGATCCAAAATTCTTTGATCATAGTGAGGAAGCCTATGGACAACCAAAAGAACACAGTGACGGCTCAGGGAAGAGAGGACAGGAGGGAAAACACCGCCATTGTCATCCAGAACTGCAGAATAGTCCCTGAGGAGGTTCTGTTCCCATTAAGGTTCAAGATTCCGTCATACTTAGGCAGGCCATGGAAGACGTATGCAAGGACGGTGATCATGGAGTCGGAGCTCGGAGACTTCATACAACCAGCAGGGTGGCTACCCTGGAGTGGCAACTTTGCACTCGATACTCTATATTACGCAGAGTATGGGAATCGGGGTCCGGGGGCTGCGACCAACCAAAGGGTGAGATGGAAGGGATATCATGTGATTAACAGAAATGACGCTGTCCAGTTCACCGCCGGTCCATTTCTATTGGCGGATCGGTGGTTGAAAACCACCGGCATACCGTACTTTGCCGGTTTGAAAACCTAG